From the genome of Symphalangus syndactylus isolate Jambi chromosome 5, NHGRI_mSymSyn1-v2.1_pri, whole genome shotgun sequence, one region includes:
- the LOC129483050 gene encoding LOW QUALITY PROTEIN: uncharacterized protein (The sequence of the model RefSeq protein was modified relative to this genomic sequence to represent the inferred CDS: inserted 1 base in 1 codon), which yields MCLSSEHIRNESRPRSWPPPRGWVLRCPLQPLSLDLPAEQTKTSHSPATARSCSWSSTPCWRERRRPGQPASARALTAEARVFSGPILKAVLSTMALTRIDVXEPACQYRPAQDWPQGHTGEGGDQALAAAHVGKSMARQEVGPVSLATVTMGAGLRAPQP from the exons ATGTGCTTGTCCTCAGAACACATTAGGAATGAATCCAGGCCTCGGTCCTGGCCTCCTCCCCGAGGCTGGGTGCTCAGGTGTCCCCTTCAGCCCCTTTCTCTAGACCTTCCAGCTGAACAAACGAAAACATCTCACAGCCCTGCAACAGCCAGGAGCTGCTCGTGGAGCTCCACGCCCTGCTGGAGAGAGAGGAGGCGCCCTGGGCAGCCCGCCAGTGCCCGGGCTCTCACAGCGGAAGCCCGCGTCTTCTCGGGCCCTATTTTGAAAGCTGTTCTTTCCACAATGGCTTTGACAAGAATCGATG ATGAGCCAGCGTGTCAATACAGGCCAGCACAGGACTGGCCTCAGGGCCACACTGGGGAGGGTGGCGACCAGGCTCTGGCTGCAGCCCACGTGGGCAAAAGCATGGCCAGGCAGGAGGTGGGGCCTGTGAGCTTGGCTACAGTGACCATGGGCGCTGGGCTCAGGGCTCCTCAGCCCTGA